tcccaGGGGAactcctgggctgctgagaaaaGGGTCCTGGAAGCCCCTGTTGCTGAGGCCACAGTCAGCCAGCCCTGGGCGGGGGTAGGTGGGCCATGGGGCAGAAAGGGTGTTGATGAACACGTTGTAGGGCTGGACATTCCTATGTTCCCAGTTTGTTTTAGGAATTCTGTCTGGAAGGAGGGGGCTACAGGGTTACACACCCACACCTCCCCAACAGGTGGGTCAACAGCCAAGGAGGGGAATTGAAGAACAGGAATGaaaccctctctctgccttttcatAGCCTATTGCTGGTACTCGGTGCATGCCCTCAGCTCATTCTGTCCTGTGATGGGTCTTCCTGGCTGGCTGCCTCCCTGCGTGAACTGTAGTGGGGTTTTTtcggttttgggggtttttttaaattaagattatgatagttaacaaccttgtgaaattaccgttgtacatcattattaatcatgttgtaggtacaccatttcatccctagtgccctcccctcacccccgcTTTCCCccggtaaccaccgatcagttctctttgtctatttgTTAACTACcccctatgagtggagtcatacagagttcgtctttctctgtctggtttatttcactcaacataataccctcaaggtctatccatgttgttgtgaatgggacaactttgtcctttttatggctgagtagtattccattgtataccatatcttctttatccaatcattggttgctgggcacttaggttggttccatgacttggctattgtgaataatgctgcgatgaacataggggtgcatgggacttttggagtTGCTGATTTCAGTGAACTGCAGTGTTTTTATTGTTGAGGATCATGCCGCACTCATCTTTGTGGGCCCTGCAGCCCCCAGCATGCTCCTTGCACCCAATAGGTGCTCTGTAAATCTAGCATGATGGAAAGGACTTGGGCTCTGCAGGTGGAGACAGACAGAACAGGCTGAATCTCAGCCTGGCTGTGACTTTTCTAGGTGTGTGGCTAGAAAATTACTTTGTCTCTTGGGCTTCAGTGAATCCACCTGTGAAACAGGGAAAACACCCACCACTTAGGAGATTATGGGCGTCAGTGTGTCCAGGGCCCAGCACATCCTAGCAAGCCCTTAGTAAATGGAAGCGTATTGCTCTTGGACAACTCTTAGGGGCATTCGTTGGATTATGGTGTGCTGTGGTCCTGTAGGGCTCCAGGGGACACAGGAGTGAGGGACCCCAGGAAGGGAAAGGCCTTGGATTTCTCCCCCAGGGTCTGGCCAGGCTCAGAGTAAGGGTCTGAGTGAACCATGGGTCCTGGCTGACCACCTGCAGTCCTCTGCTGGGGGCACACAGAGGCCGCCCTCTGCTCCAACCCCTGCTGCCCTGTGACCCTGGATCTTTGCCAGGCTAAATTTAGCCGTGACCTGCAGGGGCCGCCACTCTCTgtgggcaggggcggggggggggcgggggcggagagGAACTCAGCAGGTTTCCGGCTGGCTTCCTGGCAAGCAGACAGAAGCCGTGGGACTGACCCAGGTTTATTTTCAAGCCGAACCCGCCCACCGGGTGTCTCAGACCCCACGACCACAGGTGTGGGGCAGCCCCCTAGAGGTGAGAGCCTGGGGCCAAGGTGGAGACAGACATCCTTGAGATTGGGAGAACCGTCGGGGCCCTTTggggaggagtgtgtgtgtgtgcgtgcacgtgtcCCTGGTTTTGTGAGAGGTTTCCCGCTCTTTATCCTATCCCCATGGTCTCCAAAAGTCAAAACGCCGAGATTCCACCCCCCACCTCGTTCTTCTGACCCCGAGGCCCCCAGAGCAGTGCTCCCTGTGAGGTGGTTTGAGGAGGGGAAGTAGCAGAGGCTTCTGACTTGGCCCCATCTAGTGGGCACTGAGCAGCCACCGCCCGTTCCCTACCCCTTAGGGTGCCGCAGGCAGAGCCAGCCTGTGCCAAGGTTAACAAGCAAAATGACAGCTGGGATCCCGTCCCATCCCTGGGAGGGAGAGATGGTTTAAGCAAGGGGTGAGTCAGAGGGAACTCCACCTCCGGGAGAATCCAAGGCTTTGAAGGCCTCTCGCCTCTGCTGGGGGGCAGGGTGGAATGAGCGGCGTGCCAAGGGACAGCGGTATCAGGGGAGCATTTTGTGCTTTCAAAGCGCTTTTGAGCGTGCGTTCCTCCACACCCCTGGGACTTGGGCAGGGCGGATATGCTTGGCAGGTGAGAAAACAGGTTGATGCAGGGTGAGCAGCTGGTATTGTATGGTGCTTACTCTatgcaggcactgtgctaaacacctGGGATGGATTATCTTGCTTAACCCAACCTCCCTGTGAAGGAGGGCCTGCTATTAGCTCCACCTCCAGGTAAAGCAACGGAGCCCTAGAGAAGCCATGTGACTTACCCAAGACCACTCAGAAGGAGGAGAGTCGAGGTTCAAACCCAGAcctctctgcttctgcagctcAGGCTCCTTCCACGTTGTCGCCTCATTCCCTCATGTTCCTGTAGAGTCTTGTTTGTAACCCTACTATCCTCAGTGTTATTGTGGGCTGAGTTCTTTGGAGGGGCATCTGCATGGCCCACTCCTGCAGGCAACCCCTGCAGGCAGGTTCATCTGCACATTCCCATCCCATCACAGCTACCCTTTTATAAGAGAACTTGCTCAGGGGCAAGCATTTTGCTAAGGGCTTTATATGCATTCTCTTGTTCAGGCTTTACAACAGCAAGTGttagtattcccattttatagacgaagAGACTGATGTTCTGAGAAGTTGAATGATTTGTCCAAGGTCGCATATCTAGTAAGTGCACATGCCACGTTCTAACCCGGTCTGTCTCTTCCAGAGTCTGTCCTCTTAACACCTTGCACACGGAGTCGATCTTTCTGGTTGGTTCAGAATTTTGAACCTTGCCTGCCCCAGTACGAGGAGGCCTTTCCTGTATAGCCCTTCATTCTCCAGCAAGCACGAGGATGTACACAGGTAGCCCTGTGGATGCTGTTGGGTAGATGGGAGGAGGACTTCCCAGTCCTAGGACTTGGAGATGGCACCACTCCCCAGCTGGTGGCATTCTATCCTAAGTTGGCATGGAAACTGACCTCTGGTGTTAGAAGTTGCCAAGGTGGCTGCCTACAGTACAGGGGCCCTGAAGAGCCTTCAAACCCCCAAATTATCTCCTCACTGGCTGCTGCCTGATGTTCTACCATTAGTACCCCATGCCTTTATCTTAAAACTGATCCACGTTAATCAGCCAGCCTCACATCACGGTTTGATTAGCGCCACCCTGGCAAAACTTTCCATTGATGATTCTCTAATGTAGAAACCAGGGCTGACCTGTTGGTGCAATTATCTAGCAAGCTGCTCCTTCTCTTGCAGAAGAAAAGCTGGTTACCTACCCCCGTACTTTTTCGTCACCCCACACCCATTCCAGTCTGACTTCCTCCACTTTCCCCTGTCCTCCGTTTCCTCCTAAGTGGAAATGCAAAGGCTTCAAAGCTCATCTCTGAGGCCTGAATGGTCTGCCTACTGAATTCTGCTGCTGCCAGacctccctccccctcagcccTCATGATTCCTGCTGACATGTCCAGCTGTGTACAGGGTGGAGTCACATCTGAGCAGCAGGCTTTGCACAAGTGTGGCAACTCAGGTCATCTACATCCTGCCGCTTGCCAGGTGGAACCTGCAGAGGTGTCTTTCCCTGGTGATGAATACTTGCTCCTTGGCACCATTAGGGTAAGAGCCAGAACAGTGGTTTTCAGGGTGCAAATTCAAGGTCAGGGAACGGGGCTCAGGCAAAAGGCAGAGGGTCCCATCAGTGGATGTTGGCGTGTACCGGGAGcggggtgggtggtgggtggaaGGAGCCCTCTGTGTTCTTGGTGGTCCAACAACAACCTCCGTTGGCCATTTGCTCTCCAGGCTGAGGTTCCAGGCAGGAAGGGGGCAGGGCAAGTGTGGAAAAGGCCCCTTGTTAATTCCCAAGGTTTGTGCTTGGGAGAGGAGAGGGTATAAGCTAAGGCTTACACTATAAGACAGTGCATCCCAGACTTTAATGTGGATggtattaaaatgcagattctggttcagtaggtctgggtggggccaagattctgcatttctaacaagctctcaggagATGTTGCAGCTACACAGTTTGAGTAGCAAGGATGGCAAGGGGTGCGCCCTTCCCCAAAAGTCACTTGAGGCCTAAATACCCATTTATCCTGGAGGAATGAAGTGTCTCCTTTCATAATCAAGTTGGATTTAAAGTTCAGGTGCCTCAGGAGAGGAAAACCACTGACTCAGTCACTCTTTGTGTCTTCAGGGTTGTCCTGGGGAAAGACCCAGGAGAAGGCCAGGAGTTCAGGGTCTGCATCTGGGGTGGGATCTTCCAGATCAGGAGAGATTTACAGTAGGGGAAGATAAAGGCTCAAAACTGCTTCAAAAACAGTTGCTGTTTAATGAATCTATGCTCTGCACCATTCCCTGTGCTGTGTGTGCTTCCATCAAGACGATGCCCCCGTGGGAACTATGGTTTTCTTCTTGTTCAataaggaaactggggctcagagaggtcagttaacatgcccaaggtcacacaactaatcAGCGACAAGGCTGGCTTTGGGACCCAGTCCTCTTGTTCTTAGCCGCCAGCTTCTACTGCAGGGAGGAAAGACACCTTTACCAGAAGGCATTGGGGGAGAAAAGCATGTCTTATTCAGGACTATTTTGGTTTCAGGTGATAGAAAAAcaactcaggggccagccccatggcttagtggttgggttcacactctccgcttcggtggcccagggttcgctgtttcagatcctgagtgtggacctacgcaccacttgtcaggccatgctgtggcaggcgtcccacatagaagaactaaaatgacctacaactaggatatacaactatgtactggggctttggggagaaaaaaaaagaaaaaagaggaagcgtggcaacagatattaactcagggccaagcttcctctaaAAACAGAAGTAAGCTCtattaactctttaaaaaaaaaaagaaagaaagaaaaacaactcaaactGATTTAAACAAAAAGGGGAATTTATCGATTTATATGCTGAAAGAGCCCAGAGGTTATGGCTTCAAGCATAGCTGGATCCAGAAGATCTGCTCTCCTCTACTTTGGCATCTTTCTCAGGCCAACGCCCCTCTGAGGTAGCTCGAGAGCCACCAGCAGGTGTAATTCTGTTCCCAGCAACTCTAAGCCACAGAGTCTTTCTCTCCAGTGGTCCCAACAAATCATACCTCTGTCTCCCATTGGCCCAAATGGGGTCATATGCTCATTCCTGAACCCATCACTGTGTCGGGGTGAGGAAGGCATGGAATAGTCTTGGGCCTGGGTTATATGCTCAcccctggagctgggggtgggtTTATCCCCAGCAAAGCCATAAGGGCTGGGAGTAGAAAAGGGTTGGTTCCAGGGAAAGTGGGATACTACTACCAGAAAGAGGACCGCCTGGGCAGGCAGAAACAGAGATCCACCGACAGTGGCTTGTTCAGCCAGGATTGCTGGTGTGGGACTTCGGGGTTCTTGTTGCAAGGCTAGACTGAAGCACATGAGGAGACTGTGGTTGGGTCGGAGAAGAAACTATAAGACGTTGACCAGCTCCATAGGGCAGAGGTTGGTGGGAGGGTCCAGGGAAGAAGCTTGGTGCgacctttgtctctctctctcttttcccaggAAAGCTCCAGCCATGGCACTGGGGCTCTTCCGGGTGTGTCTGGTGGTGGTGACCGCCATCATCAACCACCCACTGCTGTTCCCTCGGGAGAACGCCACAGTCCCCGAGAATGAGGAGGAGATCATCCGCAAGATGCAGGCGCACCAGGAGAAGCTACAGCTGGAGCAGCTgcgcctggaggaggaggtggcgcGACTGGCGGCCGAGAAGGAGGCCCTGGAGCCCGTGGCGGAGGAAGGCCAGCAGCAGAACGAGAGCCGCGTGGCCTGGGACCTGTGGAGCACCCTCTGCATGATCCTTTTCCTGGTGATCGAGGTGTGGCGGCAGGACCACCAGGACGGGCCCTCACCCGAGTGCCTGGGTGGGGACGAGGACGAGCTGCCTGGCCTGCAGGGTGCCCCACTCCGGGGCCTCACCCTGCCCAACAAGGCCACGCTCGACCACTTCTATGAGCGCTGCATCCGGGGAGCCACGGCTGATGCAGCCCGCACCCGGGAGTTCGTGGAAGGCTTCGTGGATGACTTGCTGGAAGCCCTGAGGAGCCTCTGCAACCGGGACACAGACATGGAGGTGGAAGACTTCATTGGCGTGGACAGCATGTATGAGAACTGGCAGGTGGACAAGCCACTGCTGTGCAACCTCTTTGTACCCTTCATGCCCCCAGAGCCCTTCCACTTCCACCCAGAGCTCTGGTGCTCCAGCCGCTCGGTGCCCTTGGATCGCCAGGGCTACGGCCAGATCAAGGTGGTCCGGGCCGACGAGGATACACGGGGCTGTATCTGCGGCAAGACCAAGCTCGGGGAAGACATGCTGTGTCTCCTTCATGGCAAGAACAACTTGTTGCAGCCTGGcagggaggtgaaagacccactgtgtgccagagaTTCCCCATACCTGGACACGATGCAGGTCATGAAGTGGTTCCAGATGGCCCTCACCAGAGCCTGGCACCGCATCGCCCACAAGTACGAGTTCGACCTGGCCTTTGGCCAGCTGGAAACCCCAGGGTCCCTCAAGATCAAGTTCCGCTCAGGGAAGTTCATGCCCTTTAACCTGATCCCTGTGATCCAGTGTGACGACTCGGACCTGTACTTCGTCTCCTACCTTGCCAGGGAGCCCTCCGGGGGGACCCCGGCGTCCAGCACTGACTGGCTCCTGTCCTTCGCTGTCTACGAGCGACACTTCCTCAGGATGACCTCAAAGGCGCTGCCCGAGGGTGCCTGCCACCTCAGCTGCTTGCAGATcgcctccttcctgctctccaaGCAGAGCCGTCTCACCGGCCCCAGCGGGCTTGGCAACTACCACCTGAAGACTGCCCTGCTGCACCTCCTGCTCGCCCGGCGAGCCGCCGACTGGAAGGCTGGGCAGCTGGATGCTCGTCTGCAGGAGCTGCTCTGCTTCGTGGAAAAGAGCCTGCTCGAGAAGAAGCTCCATCACTTCTTCATCGGCAACCGCAAGGTGCCCGAGGCCATGGGCCTGCCTGAGGCCGTGCGCAGGGCCGAGCCCCTCAACCTCTTCCGGCCCTTCGTCCTGCAGCGCCGTCTCTACCGGAAGACAGTGGACTCCTTCTATGAGATGCTCAAGAATGCCCCGGCGCTCATTAATGAGTACTCCGTACACATCCCCTCAGACCATGCCAGCCTGCCCCAAAAAGCTGTCATCTTGTAGACCATCAGGGACCTTGAGGGCCAGAATGCAGGGCAGCCCCTGTGTCCACGGCCCTGGGGGCACCTGCAAGCCCTGTGCTGGGAAAGTGGCGGGCCTTGTCGGGAGCTCGGCTCAGCCTGTGGGGAAGCCAGGCCCTGTGGTGCAGAGGAGACAATTCCAAGCCAGAAGCTGGTTTGCTTTCAGGCCATTGGGCCTGTGGGTGACGTGACTGTCTGGGTTTGGGGACTGATCCTTTGCAGTTTACTGTTGGATCACCGCAAATGGCCAAGATGATGACAGAACACTTCATGGACACTGAGTTAGAGACAATGCAAACATCGATTTGGGTGTAATTCTTGTTACATCCCAGGTCCCATCTTTACTTGAATGTCAACAGAGGATCTACAGGAATGCTGGCAGAAACCCATGTTAAGACGCTGCACCCTGATTTCCAGTAACCCTTGGCCCCAAGCATCTGCAACCAAAGCACTAATGGGTTCAGATATGGGAATTTGCAACCTTCCATCCACAGCCTGCACAATAGGGATCCCACAGTGGCTGCAGGTTTTTATATTACTTGGAGACAAGACCTACTAGAGATTCAAGGCCCCAGGTGGCTAATGTCTCTGTTGCACAGAAGTGGGTACTTGGTGGCAGAGAGAAGTTTCAGCTGGCTGCTTTTTCAGCTATACATCTCACTCAGGGTGCACCCCCTTCTCCCAACCTCTTCCCCCAGCACGCTGTGTTCTGAGCCCCCTGGGTGCCACATAACATGCTGGGTACAAGCTTAGCAGCCCCTCACCCCTCTTTATTCTCTCCACGGCTGGTCTCTCTGACCATCCATATGGTGGGGGAGGGCAGACGCTGCAGGGGCAAGCTGCTGGAGAGGAGCGGGGTGACTGGGGTGAAGGACAGAGCCTGGTGGCCAGGGTGCTGGCGTCTGGTTTGCAGCGTGGCCTCTGATGCCCAGTTACAGAGAAAGCTGCAGAGCTGAGAGGTGAGGGATGCCATAGCCCTGAGTTTTCCTCAGGGCCCCAGTCCTAGAGCAGGGCATACCTTTAAGCAGGAGCTGCCGTGGAAACCCAGCCCCATCTGCAGGCCCCAAGACCCCCTCGGCTGTTCATGCCAGTGGGACTCCCTCACTGCACAGAACCCCCCTTTCTGGATGGGCCTTTGCTGGCCGCACAGATGACCAAGACCCGAAGAGCCCAAAAGAGGCTCCGCTGGCTGGGAACACACAGGGACAGCACTGCAGGCACAGCCTCCAGGCCTCTGAGAGGCCACCTTGGCACTGCTGGGGCTGCAGTCCCTGGGCAGGCGCCAGAGCCTGTGGTCGGAGCTGGCCTCAGTCTCCAGGCCTGGTTCAGGAGGGTTgggaagcctctcctcctccactgtgGCTTCACTGGCCCTTAGGGAGTTCCTCTCGGCACTGCCTCAGGAAGCCTTGCAGAGGGCCAAGGAGGCGGCGAGAGCAAGCGTACCGGCACTGCCACCTGGCTCTCCCTCCAGGGGTTGAGCTGGCCATGCCTCTCAGACAGCGTACCTGGTTCCACGGGGTGTCAGGCTCACCACGGACTGAAGAAAAGATCCTGTCCCTACCCCAGGAGTGCTCTCACCTAACCTCAGTGTAAGATGGACAGTTTGCCCGGCAGGGTGAATTCATGGGAGCCTCAGCTGTGACTGGGCACTGAAGCCTGTAGGAAGCTTCCCATGTGAGCTGGAGTTAGACCGAGCAGTGCCCGGGTCTGTGCTTCCCCAGGCCCACAGAGGCCACCAGGCACCCCGGGAACCATCCCGCCCATGTGGTCTCCAACAAGAGCCCGAGCCCCACATTCTGTTGGGATTCATTTCCAGAGTCGAAGTGAACTTCCTTATTTATTATCTCTGtgcctttcctttcccctcttcttccttaTTCTCGTTGTGCTTGGAAGAGACCCCAGCAACCAAGAACCAGCCTCAGAAGCCAAAACCAAGCCTGAACCCCCCTCGGCTTCCCCGTTGCTTCCGGGAGAAAGTTCACGGGAAAAATACCTTCTGGCCTCTTGTTTGTTCAGAGATGACAGAGCTCAGCGGGGAGATGGGGATCCTTTTATGCACCAGAgctgctgctgaagcagaaagcaGCAGGGCTCCTGGTGTTTCTGGCTGccttatttatattaaattcttgCAAGGAGTAGAAACTGGTTACAGTGTTTGTTTTTACCATCAGGAAATCTGTGAGGTtcccaggcagagctggggagggggtggatttCCTGTTGATGAGCGGAAGCTTTCACTCCCTTTTTATTCTTATGCTTtcaggaaactttaaaaaataacaaaatagagcATTTCTAGCCCATCTTTGAGGCAGCCTGCAGAGTTCCAGAAAGGGCCTTTGAAAGCCAGCTGTAGGGTGGATTCCAGCACAAGACCCTgtttcacagggctgctgtgtgcAAAGAAATGTGGGAGCTGGAAGTAACCTGAAGCTTTTGGTTTTCAAGGAAAGAGATTGTCTTGTAAGTGGAAGAGTTCTAGTTCTTTGGGAAACTTTGGCCTTTCCACTAAGGAGCATCCAGCCCTCTTTCTCCAAagaatctcttttctttccaaaggatgCTTGACTTAACCCAGCATCTGCTCACTTGCTGTGCAGAACGCTCCAGAGTTACATTTTGCTGTGCCTCTTGACAAGTCGAAATGAGTAGGGCTGGCCTGAGGCCAAGAGGTTGGTTAGGTTGGAGCCCcggcccctccctctgccttgctgAAGCACAGCCCCGGTGAACTGGGACCAGCACTTTGGCTCATAATCAAGGGTGTcgtcagaatcacctagagagcCAGGTCAAATGTTCTGACCCCACCTTGAACCCTTGTGGCACTCAGGTAAGGCTCTTGATAAAGCTCCCTCAAGTGACCAATGCAACCCCTAGTTGAGGATGGCTCTCATTTCCTTTCCAAATGGAAAGTTAACGAAAACCCAAGTGGACTTCTTTCCCACAGAGCTATTGGAAAATAGACCTGGGGGATGCCAATGAGCCTGCTTGGGATCTATGATCCAAGTGGCATCAGCCACACCCCCTGAGTGCACCCACCGTCACACAGTGATAGAAGCAGAGAGGATGGGGGAGCAGAAGCTGGTGAGCACTTCTTTCTAGCAGGTCATTAATAGTCCACAAGCATTTATGAGGAGCCTGAAATACATGAGGCattgtgaaagagaaatgaatagGACCGAGCCTGTGCCCTGGGAGGGACAGAGTAAGGTGACCTCCCAACTACTCACCTGTGAAAAGCACCACAGGAAACGTGGAAACTCACTGCTGGTGGGTTCAAAGGAGAAGCCCAGCTAGGACCTGCTTCTCCAGGTGTGGCCCTGCACTACACCTATGAGATCGCCCGGGTGTGGCTTTCTGGGCCACAACGCAGACTTCAGAATCTCTAGGAGTCAGGCACAGGAATCAGCATTTTGCCAAGTTCCCCGGGTGATTGACAATCCAAGAACCGCTGATACCTGGGAGGATTAGGGAAGGCTCATGGTAGGGTGCTGCCTGAGAGAGCTTCTGAAAGATGGGTAAGACTGATGGGGAAAGGCATTCCAGCCAGAACCATGGAGTCAGTAGGAATGCATAATAGATGTAGGCAACATTTAaggagcatctactgtgtgccaggcacccttCTATGTGCATTTAcgtatatttatttatctaattcCCATGTCAACCCTATGATGTGGGTACCATTATCATCCTCCctattttccagataaggaaactgaggcacagaagggttaagtgacttgtcaaaggtcacacagtggtaagtagcaaagccaggatttgacccCAGGCAGTGCTGGTATATATACTGAGAAATCGTAGCAAATGAGTTTGAAAATGTCAAGTGGGGCTGACCATGGAAAAGCCTTGAACACTAAGCTAAGGTAAATGTGGACGGCATACAATAAGCAGCGGTGAGCCACTGGCAATTTTTGAGTGAGACAGTTAACTCGATCTGCCCACTAGGAAGTCCTGAACCGTGATGAGCGCTCTGTTAGGTGCTGCTGGGTTTTATAGCTGGCTTCCGGAGCGGCGTTGGTGGCAACAATCACTGAAGGTCTTCAAGTGCTAACATAAGCTGTTCCGAAGGCTGTGATTCAGAACATTCTCATGCTCTGTCCGGTCTCCACCTCATGGCATAGAGCTGGAAGGTTGTTTGGTTTGGCCAGCGGACGGCGGGCAGACAGAGCCAAGAACCACACAGCGAAGGAAGCGTGTGCCTTCAGCTCGCCTCATCCCCGCCCCCTTCACCCTCCTCTGCCTTGCACCCCCCCACCACCCTGGAGGGGCACCTTTTAGAGTTAACTTTTCTCATTGCCATCCAAAGATAGCTTGTTTTTCTaactagttttttttaaa
This is a stretch of genomic DNA from Equus caballus isolate H_3958 breed thoroughbred chromosome 1, TB-T2T, whole genome shotgun sequence. It encodes these proteins:
- the ITPRIP gene encoding inositol 1,4,5-trisphosphate receptor-interacting protein isoform X2, whose translation is MALGLFRVCLVVVTAIINHPLLFPRENATVPENEEEIIRKMQAHQEKLQLEQLRLEEEVARLAAEKEALEPVAEEGQQQNESRVAWDLWSTLCMILFLVIEVWRQDHQDGPSPECLGGDEDELPGLQGAPLRGLTLPNKATLDHFYERCIRGATADAARTREFVEGFVDDLLEALRSLCNRDTDMEVEDFIGVDSMYENWQVDKPLLCNLFVPFMPPEPFHFHPELWCSSRSVPLDRQGYGQIKVVRADEDTRGCICGKTKLGEDMLCLLHGKNNLLQPGREVKDPLCARDSPYLDTMQVMKWFQMALTRAWHRIAHKYEFDLAFGQLETPGSLKIKFRSGKFMPFNLIPVIQCDDSDLYFVSYLAREPSGGTPASSTDWLLSFAVYERHFLRMTSKALPEGACHLSCLQIASFLLSKQSRLTGPSGLGNYHLKTALLHLLLARRAADWKAGQLDARLQELLCFVEKSLLEKKLHHFFIGNRKVPEAMGLPEAVRRAEPLNLFRPFVLQRRLYRKTVDSFYEMLKNAPALINEYSVHIPSDHASLPQKAVIL
- the ITPRIP gene encoding inositol 1,4,5-trisphosphate receptor-interacting protein isoform X1 translates to MNTCSLAPLGKAPAMALGLFRVCLVVVTAIINHPLLFPRENATVPENEEEIIRKMQAHQEKLQLEQLRLEEEVARLAAEKEALEPVAEEGQQQNESRVAWDLWSTLCMILFLVIEVWRQDHQDGPSPECLGGDEDELPGLQGAPLRGLTLPNKATLDHFYERCIRGATADAARTREFVEGFVDDLLEALRSLCNRDTDMEVEDFIGVDSMYENWQVDKPLLCNLFVPFMPPEPFHFHPELWCSSRSVPLDRQGYGQIKVVRADEDTRGCICGKTKLGEDMLCLLHGKNNLLQPGREVKDPLCARDSPYLDTMQVMKWFQMALTRAWHRIAHKYEFDLAFGQLETPGSLKIKFRSGKFMPFNLIPVIQCDDSDLYFVSYLAREPSGGTPASSTDWLLSFAVYERHFLRMTSKALPEGACHLSCLQIASFLLSKQSRLTGPSGLGNYHLKTALLHLLLARRAADWKAGQLDARLQELLCFVEKSLLEKKLHHFFIGNRKVPEAMGLPEAVRRAEPLNLFRPFVLQRRLYRKTVDSFYEMLKNAPALINEYSVHIPSDHASLPQKAVIL